The window TGTGGTGCTGAGGTCGCCCCACTTACGATGATCGAAAAGCGCACGTTCTCCATCTTCTAGAGGCCCCTTCGTCAGTTGGCTATTTGTTTACACTCTTGTGgccaaaacaataataaactttCGATTGCGTCCGAAATATTGGAGGTGGAGCGGAGGAGGTGGCGGTGAGACTGCTCAGCCCAGCTGTCTCCAGCTGTTGAACATTTGGTGTCTCGCCGCCGATACGATCTCAGTGGGTTCCCTCACTGTCTCCTGCCCTCGGTTCCAGGGGTCATTTACTTTCCCGTAAAACTTTGCGGATCGCCAATAACTCATACGGACACTCTGAATCGTTTCTGGCCTTAATTAGACCAATTTTGTGGGCACTTTTGCGCCTTTACACTTCGCCGAgcgatttgtttattttgaaatattcgAAAATCCAGTTGTTTTCTCGCACCGCTGCGAATCTGTGCTAATTTCTCACGTTGGCGATCCGTTCCCTTGCCTTCCCCGTTCGTGACCTTTGGTCGGGAACTTGCCACTTGGTACCGTTCTTTCGATTCTGCGACCGAGTCCGGCGATGTTTCCCTCTGAACTGACCGTTTCGTGGCGGCTCTCCGGCTCCAGTAGCGTGCGTCTCGCAGCAGTTGGGAAAGTCCGCGGATGGACCATGTTTTCAATTAGGTTtgatgtttaaaaaaaactttttctgCTTGGATAATGGAATAATTTCTCAACAAATTAATCTGAACAATTGaataactttttgaaataagATACTGTATCCCCTACTTCTTCCTAACTTTCTAaaatattaagttttttattacaaGAGTACTATTTATacacaaaatattaaattctatAAAACTCGTTTACCAATTTTCTACAGTTTGAATTTACCGCGAAGTTTAAAAATACATGGTGACAACTCTAGGATTTTCTCATTGATATCGATAAATTCTTCCATCCCTGGACTTCCCTCATCTGTTGATAtatattattgaatataaatACTTCAAGAGTACGTCAATAAGGCTTCCTAAAATATCTCTTTATGCATTCTAATTttggaaaatatattaaatttttatttatgtataatttgtttattgacTAACTTAGTTGCCGTATCTTTTTTAGGCCTAATTTTAGGGTTTAACCGGATCTGGTAACTCTCAACATCAAATACCAactaaattgaaaaaaatggtaTACCTGGCAAAACAGTGGCAAACGTGCATACAAATCAAGGCTATCAAGAATCAGGTAAATGACAAAAGGCCAATTTTCAACCCCTTTTGCTTGGAAACATCCCTAAAATCGTTCCAAAGATAAATTAGTGTTGCCAACTATCGTTAGGAACGTTGCCAGAATTTAAAAACAGGTACTACCGAGGCGACGTGGCGCAGCAATACGCTCCGCAGCTGCGGACAGGGTATAAAAGGCAGCTGCTTCAGCTGCGCTGCTCACAGtcgaaaaaattttttgagaAGAAAAACTTGAAGAGCTCTGGTGTGCGTCGGACGTCAGTTTGTCGTCACAGTAAAGGTGTGTGTTTTAAGCAGTTTCACAAATACTTCCTCGTGCGTCGCAATACAAATTACAAATACACATAcgaaatacaataaaaatggTTGCGTACTACGACGACTGCGACGCTACCGAGCATCCAAAGACCCTGACGGACTGGGTGCGTAATTTCCGCATGAAGCGTCAGAAAATGCGTCGCAAGCTGCGTGGTGCGGGCAGCGACCTGCGCGTTAACGCCATTTTGTCGACGGCCCTGTTCCATGCGGAGCACGAGCTGCGGAGAAAGCAGCAGGAGCGCTTCAGCCGATGGCTGGAAATGCAGACCAAATTCGTTCCCCATGGCAAGACGCACTGTGCCAACGATGCCATGGCCGacgccaaagccaaagccgtGGAGGCGGAGGAGCGTCGCGAAATAGAAAACAGTCTATGGAGGAGCGAGCTGAGTGGCCTCGACAATTTCATGCGCAGTCTTAGTGGCAGCAGCGCCACGGCTGGCAACGGgaatagcagcagcagcgccagcagcaacaacaacaacatcagccTCGCTAGCAACAGTTACACGGGCAACAACAACCTCAGCTGCGCGGCCATTGCTGTGAACAGTTAAAAAGAGACGACTATAGTGTCTGTTTTGTGTGTGTATACTAGGGTCCTCGATTTCGTGAAATTTCGAGACCATTTCGCGACCCCTAAAGTCAAAATGGATTAGTTTTGGTTTTGAAatagtaaatatttaataccGAAGTCTAACCAttctataattaaaatatgctATAATGGCGGAGGACCGTCCTAGTGTCTACGTGCGAGCGAGAGCATACATGTATGCATGTGCGTCTGTGTGCGTGCCCCAAAATGGAGAACAATACCTAAAAAAGAAAACGGAAGAAgatgaaagaaaaaaacaatttcccTTATGTCGCCTTAGATTAGTAATTTGTTTGTTGTTAAATTAGTTTTATTACGACAACCATTTCTCATTTGCAGTCGCAAACATGTTATAGATTGTAATGAAAAAGAGAGAAAGATTGGATTGGAGATTGGAGAGTGtgagaaggagaagaggatgAGCGAACGGCCTTCGAT of the Drosophila ananassae strain 14024-0371.13 chromosome 2R, ASM1763931v2, whole genome shotgun sequence genome contains:
- the LOC6507378 gene encoding uncharacterized protein LOC6507378, which produces MVAYYDDCDATEHPKTLTDWVRNFRMKRQKMRRKLRGAGSDLRVNAILSTALFHAEHELRRKQQERFSRWLEMQTKFVPHGKTHCANDAMADAKAKAVEAEERREIENSLWRSELSGLDNFMRSLSGSSATAGNGNSSSSASSNNNNISLASNSYTGNNNLSCAAIAVNS